One genomic region from Sphingomicrobium aestuariivivum encodes:
- a CDS encoding tryptophan halogenase family protein: MTKPNRIQRLTILGGGTAGWMAAIAFARVLGHQVKVTLVESEAIGTVGVGEATIPPIKIFNQLAGLEEDEFLRQTKASLKLGIEFSGWGGADDRYIHLFGNVGQSLGLSEFFQYWLRAREEGIAKDFDLYSLTGAAARAGKAERATGIRGSKLEGITYAFHFDAGLYARYLRSEAEKLGVDRIEGKVAGVERDAETGFVTALKLEDGQQVGGEFFIDCSGFRALLIGEEMGSAYSDWTHWLPCNRAVAVPCENGAKLRPFTQSIAHKAGWQWRIPLQHRTGNGHVFSSAHMSEDEATQILLDNLEGEPIGDPRVIRFTTGMRPEMWKGNVAALGLASGFLEPLESTSIHLIQVGISKLMSLWPDTACDPALAAEYNRKMAFEYESVRDFIIAHYHVNQRPEPFWRQVATMDVPDSLQRKLDVFKSSGKIYRDHDELFTEIGWFQVLMGQNFTPERYHPLADRLSRDQLAGFLGNIEQIVGKAADQLPSHEDFLASIGAPPTLKETAA; this comes from the coding sequence ATGACGAAGCCCAATCGTATCCAGCGACTGACCATCCTCGGCGGCGGAACTGCCGGATGGATGGCAGCGATCGCCTTTGCCCGCGTGCTCGGGCACCAGGTCAAGGTGACGCTCGTCGAATCGGAAGCGATCGGCACGGTCGGGGTCGGTGAAGCGACCATTCCCCCGATCAAGATCTTCAACCAGCTGGCCGGCCTCGAGGAGGATGAATTCCTCCGCCAGACCAAGGCGAGCCTCAAGCTGGGCATCGAATTTTCCGGATGGGGCGGCGCGGACGACCGCTACATCCACCTCTTCGGCAATGTCGGGCAGAGCCTCGGCCTTTCCGAATTCTTCCAATATTGGCTGCGCGCCCGCGAAGAGGGCATCGCCAAGGACTTCGACCTTTATTCGCTGACCGGTGCCGCGGCGCGGGCCGGCAAGGCCGAGCGCGCCACCGGCATCCGCGGCTCCAAGCTCGAAGGCATCACCTATGCCTTCCATTTCGACGCCGGGCTCTACGCCCGCTATCTGCGCAGCGAAGCGGAGAAGCTCGGCGTCGACCGGATCGAGGGCAAGGTGGCAGGTGTCGAGCGCGATGCCGAAACCGGCTTCGTCACGGCCTTGAAGCTCGAGGACGGGCAACAGGTCGGCGGCGAATTCTTCATCGACTGCTCGGGCTTTCGTGCCCTCCTCATCGGCGAGGAAATGGGCAGTGCCTACAGCGACTGGACGCATTGGCTGCCGTGCAACCGCGCGGTCGCGGTGCCGTGCGAGAATGGCGCGAAATTGCGCCCCTTTACCCAGTCGATCGCGCACAAGGCGGGCTGGCAGTGGCGCATCCCGCTCCAGCATCGCACCGGCAACGGCCATGTCTTTTCTTCCGCGCACATGTCGGAGGACGAGGCGACGCAGATCCTCCTCGACAATCTCGAGGGCGAACCGATCGGCGATCCGCGCGTCATTCGCTTCACCACCGGCATGCGGCCCGAGATGTGGAAGGGCAATGTCGCCGCGCTGGGGCTGGCCTCGGGCTTCCTCGAACCGCTGGAATCGACCTCGATCCACCTCATCCAGGTCGGCATTTCCAAGCTGATGAGCCTGTGGCCCGACACCGCCTGCGACCCCGCGCTCGCCGCCGAATATAATCGCAAGATGGCGTTCGAATATGAAAGCGTCCGCGACTTCATCATCGCCCATTATCATGTGAACCAGCGGCCCGAGCCCTTCTGGCGGCAGGTCGCGACGATGGACGTGCCCGACAGCCTCCAGCGCAAGCTCGACGTCTTCAAGTCGAGCGGGAAGATCTACCGCGACCATGACGAGCTCTTCACCGAGATCGGCTGGTTCCAGGTGCTGATGGGGCAGAATTTCACGCCCGAGCGCTATCACCCGCTCGCCGACCGGCTGAGCCGCGACCAGCTCGCGGGCTTCCTCGGCAACATCGAACAGATCGTGGGCAAGGCCGCCGACCAGCTGCCCTCCCATGAAGACTTTCTCGCCTCGATCGGGGCGCCCCCCACCTTGAAGGAGACGGCCGCATGA
- a CDS encoding alpha-amylase family glycosyl hydrolase, which produces MMMTSLIAALASAAQIQETPTAEAPLFGSAETYRGRPPQDEIVYFVLPDRFENGDTSNDRGGLTGDRLETGYDPTAKGFFHGGDLKGLTERLSYLEGLGVTAIWFAPIFQNKAVQGPRGEESAGYHGYWVTDFTRPDAHFGSMDEFKAFVDAAHGRGMKVYMDIITNHTADVIGYEQGDEFAYHYRPLADYPYSTRGGIDGERINEGFLGDHIRTEENFAKLTNPNFAYDVVVPEAEKDVKVPAWLNDPIYYHNRGNSSFRNEDSLYGDFSGLDDLFTEHPRVVAGMTDIFADWITGVGIDGFRIDTARHVNPEFWQQFIPAMEATSEAEGIPHFHMFGEVYRDDSDNGYIAQYTRRDKLPAVLDFAFQQAVRETVAMDKGTEVLAYMFAGDVLYEGGEATAMTLPTFLGNHDMGRFSQFVREANPDADDAEMLARVKLGHSMLLTLRGSPVIYSGDEQGFVSDGGDQLAREDMFASITDVYNDNDLIGTDATTADENFDVAHPLYRWIGLLSNIRKETPALRRGRQVTRAYGAETGLFAVSRFDPETDREYLLMFNTSEEAISGQVLVEVPNEEWTTILGKCAAKVSAPGSLSYELPALGFSICEAR; this is translated from the coding sequence ATGATGATGACGAGCCTGATTGCCGCGCTTGCGAGCGCTGCCCAGATCCAGGAAACGCCCACCGCCGAAGCCCCGCTGTTCGGCAGCGCCGAGACCTATCGCGGGCGTCCGCCGCAAGACGAGATCGTCTATTTCGTGCTGCCCGACCGCTTCGAGAATGGCGATACGTCGAACGACCGCGGCGGCCTCACGGGCGACCGGCTCGAGACCGGCTATGACCCGACCGCCAAGGGCTTCTTCCACGGCGGCGACCTCAAGGGGCTGACCGAGCGCCTGTCCTATCTCGAGGGCCTCGGCGTCACCGCCATCTGGTTCGCCCCCATCTTCCAGAACAAGGCGGTGCAGGGCCCGCGGGGCGAGGAGAGCGCTGGCTATCACGGCTATTGGGTGACCGACTTCACCCGCCCCGATGCGCATTTCGGTTCGATGGACGAGTTCAAGGCCTTCGTCGACGCCGCCCACGGGCGCGGCATGAAGGTCTATATGGACATCATCACCAACCACACCGCCGACGTCATCGGCTACGAGCAGGGCGACGAGTTTGCCTATCATTATCGCCCGCTCGCCGATTATCCCTATTCGACGCGCGGCGGGATCGACGGCGAGCGGATCAACGAGGGTTTCCTTGGCGACCATATCCGCACCGAGGAAAATTTCGCCAAGCTCACCAACCCGAACTTTGCCTATGACGTGGTGGTCCCCGAGGCCGAGAAGGACGTCAAAGTCCCGGCCTGGCTCAACGACCCGATTTACTATCACAATCGCGGCAACTCCTCGTTCCGAAACGAGGACAGCCTCTATGGCGATTTCTCCGGCCTCGATGACCTGTTCACCGAGCATCCGCGCGTCGTTGCCGGCATGACCGACATCTTCGCCGACTGGATCACGGGTGTCGGGATCGACGGCTTCCGCATCGACACCGCGCGCCACGTGAACCCCGAGTTCTGGCAGCAGTTCATCCCGGCGATGGAAGCCACCTCGGAGGCCGAGGGCATCCCGCACTTCCACATGTTCGGCGAAGTCTATCGCGACGACAGCGACAATGGCTACATCGCCCAATACACCCGCCGCGACAAACTGCCCGCCGTGCTCGACTTCGCCTTCCAGCAGGCGGTGCGCGAGACGGTGGCGATGGACAAGGGCACCGAGGTGCTCGCCTACATGTTCGCGGGCGACGTACTCTACGAAGGCGGCGAGGCGACCGCGATGACACTGCCGACCTTCCTCGGTAATCATGACATGGGCCGCTTCTCGCAATTCGTGCGCGAGGCCAATCCGGACGCGGACGACGCCGAGATGTTGGCGCGCGTGAAGCTCGGGCATTCGATGCTGCTCACCCTGCGCGGTTCGCCCGTCATCTATTCGGGCGACGAGCAGGGCTTCGTCTCCGACGGCGGCGACCAGCTGGCGCGCGAGGACATGTTCGCGAGCATCACGGACGTCTATAACGACAACGATCTCATCGGCACCGACGCCACCACCGCCGACGAGAATTTCGATGTCGCCCATCCGCTCTACCGCTGGATCGGCCTCCTCTCGAACATCCGCAAGGAAACGCCCGCGCTGCGCCGCGGACGGCAGGTGACGCGCGCCTATGGCGCCGAGACCGGCCTGTTCGCCGTCTCGCGCTTCGATCCCGAAACGGATCGCGAATATCTCCTTATGTTCAACACCAGCGAGGAAGCGATTTCGGGGCAGGTGCTGGTCGAGGTGCCCAACGAGGAATGGACCACCATCCTCGGCAAGTGCGCCGCCAAGGTGAGCGCACCCGGCAGCCTGTCCTATGAACTCCCCGCCCTCGGCTTTTCGATCTGCGAGGCACGATGA
- a CDS encoding alpha-amylase family glycosyl hydrolase: MSNARTACNDLPWWQGAVIYQVYPRSFRDSNGDGIGDIAGITEKMEHIADLGCDGLWVSPFFTSPMADFGYDVADYRGVDPIFGTIEDFDAMVARAHALGLKVIIDQVYSHTSIEHAWFEESRQSRDNPKADWYVWADPKPDGSPPNNWQSVFGGASWTWDARRGQYYLHNFLKDQPDLNVHNAQVQDALLEVARFWLDRGVDGFRLDALNFAMHDRALTDNPPVESPKQKTRSFDFQHHFHNQSQPEILGFIERIAGVMKDYGARFTLAEVGGEQAAREMKEFTHGDHRLNSAYGFDYLYADALTPDIVRTAIRSWSGEEGEGWPSWAFSNHDAPRFASRWWDEADRPQAVRTALTLLMCLKGNAILYQGEELGLPQAEVPFEHLQDPEAIANWPLTLGRDGARTPMVWNDSDCAGFGSTQSWLPIAAPHRAHHVAAQEANEGSILNWTKKVISLRNANDALRCGEIEIVDEGGDLLAFERSKDHQRIRCYFNLTAEVVALPDVAGTVLLATGEVAADQNELPPYSALIVETQ; the protein is encoded by the coding sequence ATGAGCAACGCGCGTACCGCCTGTAACGACCTGCCCTGGTGGCAGGGTGCGGTGATCTACCAAGTCTATCCGCGCAGCTTCCGCGATAGCAACGGTGACGGCATCGGCGATATCGCCGGCATCACCGAGAAGATGGAGCATATCGCGGACCTCGGCTGCGATGGCCTGTGGGTCAGCCCCTTCTTCACCTCGCCGATGGCCGATTTCGGCTATGACGTCGCCGACTATCGCGGGGTCGATCCGATCTTCGGCACGATCGAGGATTTCGACGCGATGGTCGCGCGGGCGCACGCGCTCGGGCTCAAGGTCATCATCGACCAGGTCTACAGCCACACCAGCATCGAACATGCATGGTTCGAGGAAAGCCGCCAGAGCCGCGATAACCCGAAGGCCGACTGGTATGTCTGGGCCGATCCCAAGCCCGACGGCTCGCCGCCCAACAACTGGCAGTCGGTGTTCGGCGGGGCGAGCTGGACGTGGGATGCGCGCCGCGGCCAATATTACCTGCACAATTTCCTGAAGGACCAGCCCGACCTCAACGTCCATAACGCGCAAGTGCAGGACGCGCTGCTCGAGGTCGCGCGCTTCTGGCTCGACCGCGGGGTCGACGGCTTCCGCCTCGATGCGCTCAATTTCGCGATGCACGATCGCGCGCTGACCGACAATCCGCCGGTCGAGAGCCCGAAGCAGAAGACGCGCAGCTTCGATTTCCAGCATCATTTCCACAACCAGTCGCAGCCCGAGATCCTCGGTTTCATCGAGCGCATCGCGGGGGTGATGAAGGACTATGGCGCGCGCTTCACGCTGGCCGAGGTCGGCGGCGAACAGGCCGCGCGCGAGATGAAGGAATTCACGCACGGCGATCACCGCCTCAACAGCGCTTACGGCTTCGACTATCTCTATGCCGATGCGCTGACCCCCGATATCGTTCGCACGGCGATCAGGAGCTGGTCGGGCGAGGAAGGCGAGGGCTGGCCGAGCTGGGCCTTTTCCAACCATGACGCGCCGCGATTCGCCTCGCGCTGGTGGGACGAGGCGGATCGCCCGCAGGCCGTGCGCACCGCGCTCACGCTGCTCATGTGCCTCAAGGGCAATGCGATCCTCTACCAGGGCGAGGAACTCGGCCTGCCGCAGGCCGAGGTGCCCTTCGAGCATCTGCAGGACCCCGAGGCGATCGCCAATTGGCCGCTCACCCTTGGCCGCGACGGCGCGCGCACGCCGATGGTCTGGAACGACAGCGACTGCGCGGGCTTCGGCTCGACGCAGAGCTGGCTGCCGATCGCCGCGCCGCATCGCGCACATCACGTCGCTGCGCAGGAGGCCAACGAGGGCTCGATCCTCAACTGGACAAAGAAGGTGATTTCGCTTCGCAACGCGAACGACGCGCTGCGTTGCGGCGAGATCGAGATTGTCGACGAGGGCGGTGACCTGCTCGCCTTCGAACGGTCGAAAGATCACCAGCGCATCCGCTGCTATTTCAACCTTACCGCCGAAGTCGTGGCGCTGCCCGACGTGGCCGGAACGGTGCTCCTCGCAACCGGCGAGGTCGCCGCAGACCAGAACGAACTACCCCCTTATTCCGCCCTGATCGTGGAGACCCAATGA
- a CDS encoding glycoside hydrolase family 97 protein produces MIQRLALGLTAALFALPAAATAEEVVTSPDGRISVTVDVNGEGRPFYRVDLDGETIVNDSRLGFLMADQDKLERRLALIDAETGSADETWEQPWGEKRYIRDHHNELSVTFREDSEAAREFGVTFRVFDNGVGFRYDFEHASLGETIRIADELTEFNFAEDGTAWWIPAGEWNRYEYLYEETPISGVSMVHTPFTVKLEGGTHVAVHEAALVDFAGMWVKRTTGTNFRATLAPTGSTAARVVRENGFSTPWRTLTIADDAAGLANADITLNLNEPNKLGDMSWFTPHKYVGVWWSLHLDEESWGSGPKHGATTENVKRYIDFAAEHGFEGVLVEGWNIGWDGNWFFNGAEFSFTEAYPDYDFEELARYAAEKGVPIVGHHETSGDVGNYESQLEAGLDLMKARGVSAIKSGYVTDACNLRYVHPDGRESRECTESQVMQRHHLKVVIEAAKRQIVMNPHEPVKDTGLRRTYPNWVTREGARGMEFNAWGVPGNGPAHVPTMVFTRLLSSPMDYTPGIVSLEGRGQPLEMTQARNLAEYVLVYSPLQMAADLPEHYADNPEAFGFIKQVPADWSDSRVLMGEVGDYAVTARKDRGSEDWYVGGGTDEKARNVRVALDFLEEGRVYRAHIWRDTATSHYEGEARFEMETETRTVRAGDTIDLMMAPGGGFAIRLEAQ; encoded by the coding sequence ATGATCCAACGCCTCGCCCTCGGGCTCACCGCCGCGCTGTTCGCGCTTCCCGCTGCCGCCACCGCCGAAGAGGTCGTGACCTCGCCCGACGGCCGCATCAGCGTCACGGTGGACGTGAACGGGGAGGGGCGCCCCTTCTACCGCGTCGACCTCGACGGCGAGACCATCGTCAATGACAGCCGCCTCGGCTTCCTCATGGCCGACCAGGACAAGCTCGAGCGGCGGCTTGCGCTCATCGACGCCGAGACTGGCAGTGCCGACGAGACTTGGGAGCAGCCGTGGGGCGAGAAGCGCTATATCCGCGACCATCACAACGAGTTGTCGGTCACCTTCCGCGAGGACAGCGAGGCAGCGCGCGAGTTCGGCGTGACTTTCCGCGTCTTCGATAACGGCGTCGGCTTCCGCTACGACTTCGAGCACGCCTCGCTGGGCGAGACGATCCGCATCGCGGATGAACTCACCGAGTTCAATTTCGCCGAGGACGGCACCGCCTGGTGGATCCCCGCGGGCGAGTGGAACCGCTACGAATATCTCTACGAGGAAACGCCGATCTCGGGCGTCTCGATGGTGCATACCCCCTTCACCGTGAAGCTCGAGGGCGGCACCCATGTCGCCGTGCACGAGGCCGCGTTGGTCGACTTTGCCGGCATGTGGGTCAAGCGCACCACCGGCACCAATTTCCGCGCCACGCTGGCACCGACCGGTTCGACCGCCGCGCGTGTCGTGCGCGAGAACGGCTTTTCCACGCCGTGGCGCACGCTGACCATTGCCGATGATGCGGCGGGCCTCGCCAATGCCGACATCACCTTGAACCTCAACGAGCCCAACAAGCTTGGCGACATGAGCTGGTTCACCCCGCACAAATATGTCGGCGTCTGGTGGTCGCTCCATCTCGACGAGGAAAGCTGGGGCTCGGGGCCCAAGCACGGTGCCACCACCGAGAATGTGAAGCGCTACATCGACTTTGCCGCCGAACATGGTTTCGAGGGGGTGCTGGTCGAGGGCTGGAACATTGGCTGGGACGGCAACTGGTTCTTCAACGGGGCCGAGTTCAGCTTCACCGAGGCCTATCCCGATTACGATTTCGAGGAACTGGCCCGCTATGCCGCCGAAAAGGGCGTGCCGATCGTCGGCCATCACGAAACCTCGGGCGATGTCGGCAATTACGAGAGCCAGCTCGAAGCCGGCCTCGACCTCATGAAGGCCCGCGGCGTCTCGGCGATCAAGTCGGGCTATGTCACCGACGCCTGCAACCTGCGCTACGTCCATCCCGACGGGCGCGAGAGCCGCGAATGCACCGAGAGCCAGGTGATGCAGCGTCACCACCTGAAGGTCGTGATCGAGGCGGCCAAGCGCCAGATCGTCATGAACCCGCACGAGCCGGTGAAGGACACCGGCCTTCGCCGCACCTATCCCAACTGGGTCACCCGCGAGGGCGCGCGCGGGATGGAGTTCAACGCCTGGGGCGTGCCGGGCAACGGGCCGGCGCATGTGCCGACCATGGTCTTCACCCGCCTCCTGTCCTCGCCGATGGATTATACGCCGGGCATCGTCAGCCTTGAGGGACGCGGCCAGCCCTTGGAGATGACGCAGGCGCGCAACCTTGCCGAATATGTGCTGGTCTATTCGCCGCTCCAGATGGCGGCCGACCTGCCGGAACATTATGCCGACAATCCCGAGGCCTTCGGCTTCATCAAACAGGTGCCCGCCGACTGGTCGGACAGCCGCGTGCTGATGGGCGAGGTGGGCGACTATGCCGTCACCGCGCGCAAGGACCGGGGCAGCGAGGACTGGTATGTCGGCGGCGGCACCGACGAGAAGGCGCGCAATGTCCGCGTCGCGCTCGACTTCCTCGAGGAAGGGCGCGTCTATCGCGCGCATATCTGGCGCGATACGGCGACCAGCCACTATGAGGGCGAGGCGCGGTTCGAGATGGAAACCGAGACCCGGACGGTCCGTGCCGGCGACACGATCGACCTCATGATGGCTCCCGGCGGGGGCTTTGCGATCCGCCTCGAAGCACAGTAA
- the zwf gene encoding glucose-6-phosphate dehydrogenase, whose product MSDKASTLLLFGATGDLSRRMLLPSLYGLFADKLLPEDVRIIGTARSDLTDEQFRETAIEALRERLPADFYNEITARQFAAKLSYLPVDATTPEGYDELAARIPIEKGVSIFLSTAPSLFTTVIENLERVGLAGPTVRLALEKPIGTDLPSSQKINDAVAAAFPEERIFRIDHYLGKETVQNLLALRFANSLLEPVWNAGHIDHVQITVAETVGLEGRAGYYDDAGASRDMLQNHMLQLLALVAMEPPADYDPEAVRAEKVKVLKALRPINKQDAPDNVILGQYGEGEMGGDKVRAYADELGEKSDTETFIGLRAHVDNWRWSGVPFYLRHGKRMATRKTEILIQFKCVPHSIFSNVNAVPQPNELIISIQPEENIRLKIMTKTPGLDRGGMALREVPLDITLDGAFSDYRRRIAYERLLLDLIEGDPTLFVRRDEIEAQWSYIDRLRASWLEAGMTPEIYEAGGWGPASSAERMKKDGRQWND is encoded by the coding sequence TTGAGCGACAAGGCCTCGACCCTTCTACTCTTCGGCGCGACCGGCGATCTGTCGCGCCGCATGCTGCTTCCTTCGCTCTACGGCCTGTTCGCCGACAAGCTGCTGCCCGAAGACGTTCGAATCATCGGCACGGCGCGCAGCGACCTCACCGACGAGCAGTTCCGCGAGACCGCGATCGAGGCGCTGCGCGAGCGGCTGCCGGCCGATTTCTACAACGAGATCACCGCGCGCCAGTTCGCGGCCAAGCTGTCCTACCTGCCCGTCGATGCGACCACGCCCGAGGGCTATGACGAGCTGGCCGCGCGCATCCCGATCGAGAAGGGCGTGTCGATCTTCCTGTCGACCGCGCCCTCGCTCTTCACCACCGTCATCGAGAATCTCGAGCGGGTCGGGCTGGCGGGGCCGACGGTGCGGCTCGCGCTCGAGAAGCCGATCGGCACCGATTTGCCGAGCTCGCAGAAGATCAACGATGCGGTTGCCGCGGCCTTTCCCGAGGAGCGGATCTTCCGCATCGATCATTACCTGGGCAAGGAGACGGTGCAGAATCTCCTCGCGCTGCGCTTTGCCAATTCGCTGCTCGAGCCGGTGTGGAACGCAGGCCATATCGACCATGTCCAGATCACCGTCGCGGAGACGGTGGGGCTCGAGGGCCGCGCGGGCTATTATGACGATGCGGGCGCCAGCCGCGACATGCTGCAGAACCACATGCTCCAGCTCTTGGCGCTGGTGGCGATGGAGCCGCCTGCCGATTACGACCCCGAAGCGGTGCGCGCCGAGAAGGTGAAGGTGCTCAAAGCGCTGCGCCCGATCAACAAGCAGGACGCGCCCGACAATGTCATCCTCGGCCAATATGGCGAGGGCGAGATGGGCGGCGACAAGGTCCGCGCCTATGCCGACGAGCTGGGCGAGAAGAGCGACACCGAGACCTTCATCGGGCTGCGCGCGCATGTCGACAACTGGCGCTGGTCGGGGGTGCCCTTCTACCTCAGGCACGGCAAGCGGATGGCCACGCGCAAGACCGAGATCCTCATCCAGTTCAAGTGCGTGCCGCACTCGATCTTCTCGAACGTCAATGCGGTGCCGCAGCCCAACGAGCTGATCATCTCGATCCAGCCCGAGGAAAATATCCGCCTGAAGATCATGACCAAGACGCCGGGGCTCGACCGCGGCGGCATGGCGCTGCGCGAGGTGCCGCTCGACATCACGCTCGACGGGGCCTTTTCGGACTATCGTCGGCGTATCGCCTACGAGCGGCTGCTGCTCGACCTCATCGAGGGCGACCCGACGCTGTTCGTGCGGCGCGACGAGATCGAGGCGCAGTGGAGCTATATCGACCGGCTGCGCGCCAGCTGGCTCGAGGCGGGGATGACCCCCGAGATTTACGAAGCCGGAGGCTGGGGGCCCGCGTCCTCGGCAGAGCGAATGAAAAAAGACGGAAGGCAGTGGAATGATTGA
- the pgl gene encoding 6-phosphogluconolactonase translates to MIEAEWWDYDDRDEMADAVAGDIGFIVESAIDARGEALLAFPGGSTPKAVWERLAQKKLPWKRVTIIPGDDRLVPVDNELSNIRAIAQAMISTGARIYPIVTDTDDYVMAGHAANARLKDLKWPPDLVWLGMGTDGHTASIFPGPDLDSALDAPKANLAIGVHPDPMPPEAPVDRVTLTRAGILQARTIIVTITGQEKRDILEQGLADGQSSKLPIVRVLAESEFPIDIHWAP, encoded by the coding sequence ATGATTGAAGCCGAATGGTGGGACTATGACGACCGCGACGAAATGGCCGATGCGGTTGCCGGAGACATCGGCTTCATCGTCGAGAGCGCGATCGACGCGCGCGGCGAGGCGCTACTCGCCTTCCCCGGCGGTTCGACGCCCAAGGCGGTGTGGGAGCGGCTGGCGCAGAAGAAGCTGCCGTGGAAGCGCGTGACGATCATCCCGGGCGACGATCGCCTCGTCCCCGTCGATAACGAACTGTCGAACATCCGCGCCATCGCGCAGGCGATGATCTCCACGGGCGCGCGCATCTATCCGATCGTCACCGATACGGATGACTATGTGATGGCGGGGCATGCCGCCAATGCGCGGTTGAAGGACCTGAAATGGCCGCCTGATCTCGTGTGGCTCGGCATGGGGACCGACGGGCATACCGCCTCGATCTTCCCCGGACCCGACCTCGACAGCGCACTCGATGCGCCCAAGGCGAACCTCGCCATCGGCGTGCATCCCGACCCCATGCCGCCGGAAGCGCCGGTCGATCGCGTCACGCTGACCCGTGCGGGCATCCTCCAGGCACGCACGATCATCGTGACGATCACGGGGCAGGAAAAGCGCGACATCCTCGAGCAGGGCCTCGCCGACGGGCAGTCGTCCAAGCTGCCGATCGTTCGCGTGCTCGCCGAGAGCGAATTCCCCATCGACATTCACTGGGCACCCTAA
- the edd gene encoding phosphogluconate dehydratase — protein MATLDPRIAAVTDRIREKSAKSRAAYLRLMDEEGERGIDRARLSCGNFAHGFAAAGDDKKAIRTFSGPNIGIITAYNDMLSAHAPYYRYPEQMKVWAREAGATAQVAGGVPAMCDGVTQGQPGMDLSLFSRDNIAMGAGIALSHGMFEGVAMLGICDKIVPGLLIGALRFGHLPALLVPAGPMPSGLANKEKQRVRQLYAEGKATKEELLAAESASYHGQGTCTFYGTANSNQMMMEMMGLHVPGAAFANPGTKLRQNLTRAATHRIVELAKAKRRLCDTVDERAIVNAAVGLMATGGSTNHMIHLPAIARAAGIIFDWTDLADISHAVPLIARVYPNGSGDTNDFHHAGGMAFVTHTLREAGLVHDHDAAGADDFAAYATNPIEDGEGLRWEAVTASNNDTMLRPASDPFQPDGGMRLLSGNLGRACFKTSAVERERWTIQAPCRIFADQKSVVDAFEAGELDKDVVVVVRFQGPRANGMPELHKLTPPLGVLQDRGHKVALVTDGRMSGASGKVPAAIHCSPEALGGGPLAFLRDGDVVRVCAETGALEAVGVDLSGRDAADAPPPPVGTGRELFALFRHHADEAEKGGSAMLHAMEASL, from the coding sequence ATGGCGACCCTCGACCCCCGCATCGCCGCCGTCACCGACCGCATCCGCGAGAAGAGCGCGAAGAGCCGCGCCGCCTACCTCCGGCTGATGGACGAGGAAGGCGAACGCGGCATCGACCGCGCGCGCCTGTCGTGCGGCAACTTCGCGCACGGCTTTGCCGCCGCGGGTGACGACAAGAAGGCGATCCGGACCTTCTCGGGGCCGAACATCGGCATCATCACCGCCTATAACGACATGCTGTCGGCGCATGCGCCTTATTACCGCTATCCCGAGCAGATGAAGGTCTGGGCGCGCGAAGCGGGCGCCACCGCGCAGGTCGCGGGCGGCGTGCCGGCGATGTGCGACGGGGTGACGCAAGGGCAGCCCGGGATGGACCTGTCGCTGTTCAGCCGCGACAATATCGCGATGGGCGCGGGGATCGCGCTCAGCCACGGCATGTTCGAGGGCGTGGCGATGCTCGGCATCTGCGACAAGATCGTGCCGGGGCTGCTGATCGGCGCGCTGCGCTTCGGGCACCTGCCCGCGCTGCTGGTGCCCGCAGGACCGATGCCCTCGGGCCTTGCCAACAAGGAAAAGCAGCGCGTGCGCCAGCTCTATGCCGAGGGCAAGGCGACCAAGGAAGAATTGCTCGCCGCCGAGAGCGCCAGCTATCACGGGCAGGGCACCTGCACCTTTTACGGCACCGCCAACTCCAACCAGATGATGATGGAGATGATGGGGCTGCACGTCCCGGGCGCGGCCTTCGCCAACCCGGGCACCAAGCTCAGGCAGAACCTGACGCGGGCCGCCACGCATCGCATCGTCGAGCTTGCCAAGGCGAAAAGGCGCCTGTGCGACACGGTCGACGAGCGCGCCATCGTCAATGCGGCGGTCGGCCTGATGGCCACGGGCGGCTCGACCAACCACATGATCCATTTGCCCGCCATCGCGCGCGCGGCGGGAATCATCTTCGACTGGACCGACCTTGCCGACATCAGCCACGCGGTGCCGCTGATCGCGCGGGTCTATCCCAACGGGTCGGGCGACACGAACGACTTCCACCATGCCGGCGGCATGGCCTTTGTCACGCACACGCTGCGCGAGGCGGGGCTGGTCCACGACCATGATGCCGCCGGTGCCGACGATTTCGCGGCCTATGCGACCAACCCGATCGAGGATGGCGAGGGTCTGCGCTGGGAAGCGGTGACGGCGTCGAACAACGACACCATGCTGCGTCCGGCTAGCGATCCGTTCCAGCCTGACGGGGGCATGCGCCTCCTTAGCGGCAACCTCGGGCGCGCCTGCTTCAAGACGAGTGCGGTCGAGCGGGAACGCTGGACAATTCAAGCGCCGTGCCGGATCTTTGCCGACCAGAAGAGCGTGGTCGACGCCTTCGAGGCGGGCGAGCTCGACAAGGATGTCGTGGTCGTCGTTCGCTTTCAGGGGCCGCGCGCCAACGGCATGCCCGAACTGCACAAGCTGACCCCGCCACTGGGCGTGCTTCAGGACCGCGGCCACAAGGTCGCGCTCGTCACCGACGGGCGCATGAGCGGCGCATCGGGCAAGGTGCCCGCCGCCATCCACTGTTCGCCCGAAGCGCTGGGCGGTGGACCGCTTGCTTTCCTTCGCGACGGCGATGTCGTCCGTGTCTGCGCCGAGACGGGCGCGCTCGAGGCGGTCGGCGTCGACCTGTCGGGCCGCGATGCCGCCGACGCGCCGCCGCCCCCCGTTGGCACCGGACGCGAGCTGTTCGCGCTCTTCCGCCACCACGCCGATGAAGCCGAAAAGGGCGGATCGGCCATGCTTCATGCCATGGAGGCCTCGCTGTGA